Proteins encoded within one genomic window of Aspergillus nidulans FGSC A4 chromosome VII:
- a CDS encoding proteasome regulatory particle lid subunit RPN7 (transcript_id=CADANIAT00008582): MGSDPQYIKFPDLSLAQHVFNLSNPACPQTLRQSSQKKLQEAITEKKMAPFYRHLAHPVEGILNHSSEGASQPPSSSAVKPLSTLASRRLSQKIDFPWDEALYQSLVEDNRKELAEFQKEEDEAEEAAGDTEVQAARGKRAEFWARVGDKDKAIESHETLLEKTTFLGSKIDLVLAMIRIGLFFGDTLYVKKNIERAEGLIESGGDWDRRNRLKAYKGLHLLTVRSYSAAAPLLLDSLSTFTSYELCSYSALVIYAVLAGSLSLKRVDFKAKVVDAPEIKAILGSGEDRLAALTGEISSGPGAQDEEMKDASSSGATTAVNLTAFGGNTGIQAEAENPIDFTPLSNLVSSLYNGNYRTFFLALAAVEDHFLTQDRYLYEHRAWFVREMRLRAYQQLLQSYRVVGLNSMANDFGVTVDYLDRDLARFISNNRIACTIDRVNGIIETNRPDDKNKQYADVVKHGDALITKLQKYGQAVRLRGSERS; the protein is encoded by the exons ATGGGGTCCGATCCTCAGTATATCAAGTTCCCCGACCTCTCTCTCGCCCAACATGTCTTCAACCTTTCGAATCCTGCATGCCCCCAGACGCTGCGGCAATCTTCTCAGAAGAAGCTTCAAGAAGCAATAACTGAGAAGAAAATGGCCCCCTTCTACCGACACCTTGCCCACCCCGTCGAAGGCATTCTGAACCACTCGAGTGAGGGCGCCTCCCAGCCACCGTCATCAAGTGCTGTCAAGCCGCTCAGCACTCTAGCATCGCGGAGATTGTCGCAGAAAATAGATTTTCCCTGGGATGAAGCTCTGTATCAATCACTCGTTGAAGACAATCGGAAGGAGTTAGCGGAGTtccagaaggaagaagacgaagcggaggaagctgCCGGTGACACCGAGGTGCAGGCCGCGCGAGGGAAACGTGCGGAGTTCTGGGCGCGGGTAGGAGATAAG GACAAAGCGATTGAGTCCCACGAAACGCTCCTAGAGAAGACGACGTTCCTGGGATCCAAGATCGATCTAGTGCTCGCGATGATTCGAATTGGACTCTTCTTCGGTGACACTTTATACGTGAAGAAAAACATTGAACGGGCGGAAGGATTGATTGAAAGTGGTGGTGATTGGGATAGGAGAAACCGTCTAAAGGCATACAAGGGCTTACACCTGCTCACGGTCCGGTCCTACAGCGCTGCCGCTCCTTTACTTCTTGACAGCCTGTCTACATTCACCAGCTATGAACTATGCAGCTACTCCGCTCTTGTCATCTACGCAGTGCTTGCAGGCTCCCTGTCCCTGAAGCGGGTCGACTTCAAGGCCAAGGTGGTGGATGCTCCCGAGATCAAGGCGATCCTCGGATCGGGCGAGGACCGTCTCGCCGCGCTGACCGGCGAGATCTCCTCTGGGCCTGGAGCTCAAGATGAAGAGATGAAAGATGCTTCTTCGTCAGGCGCTACCACCGCCGTCAACCTTACTGCCTTTGGCGGCAACACCGGCATTCAGGCGGAGGCTGAGAACCCTATCGACTTCACACCTCTTTCCAACCTGGTTAGCAGCTTATACAACGGCAACTACCGGACTTTCTTCCTAGCTCTCGCTGCCGTGGAGGACCATTTCTTGACCCAAGACAGATACTTGTATGAGCATCGGGCCTGGTTCGTGCGTGAAATGAGGCTCAGAGCCTAccagcaactcctccagAGTTACCGGGTTGTGGGGTTGAACAGCATGGCCAATGATTTCGGCGTTACGGTTGACTATTTGGATCG GGATCTTGCCAGGTTCATTTCGAACAACCGAATCGCATGCACGATCGATCGCGTCAATGGAATTATCGAGACGAACAGGCCGGAtgacaagaacaagcagTACGCGGATGTGGTCAAACACGGGGATGCGTTAATCACGAAACTCCAGAAATACGGTCAAGCAGTGCGCCTGAGGGGAAGCGAGCGCAGCTAG
- a CDS encoding putative C6 finger domain protein (transcript_id=CADANIAT00008587) — MNSREHSDMPPAPSYPSPNAAQMGQGTMQYYTNRQLTTDELLSAELSRENSGPGINDGSSNGVHHGQSMVLGSSNATGADIGRPPSPDQHQQQQHMLSFPPSQQVGVDPNHDLSYGDQSARRKRTKISRACDECRRKKVRCDASSESGVETCSNCRRLGVVCQFSRVPMKRGPSKGYIKELAERLHTLETFNASISWTQPLTPLDAGENATDPFNPAVVAGSAPKPGNLFWAGNDSDLPAGLDIPDMPKHDEDMTPLSVDEGALNAYYEKVHSILPILPNTKDRLLGLLHQCSREVQEIFLYSLYTLTRVDIDRLAGTFERVTSYDNAQDLLLYYTRQPALVRSTGVNLIWLQSILLMILDCDSRGPDNFVLKDGIPKQTLIQSATKLGADLAKSLGQLKAKRTTDPDVDSEANLARRSWVALAILTRWYAVSVADTSVLGTHEIGGREDERVVGTVAAGIASYSSFLSEILTLAAAEPNVCQSNTGIGRVISANLAASLERLSGLDDFRGTSEDGSYGFVESLQNQLYWTTRLLIKRHIFVYSPYEIIFSAEEVINELHKATTQSRQSTPFDLHSLALATMTLLEASVLPEHANECWDALSKVEEILDLRQKRALQRTEFGDIFHTESWDAKIRLFLEWRRTKSQETQLHDPNLGKAESAPPPVVGPNEQRSLQHLADLAVGAEGSVAANASPPPPSAIPSTENHHMPAASPNLASAPPPQGRIVVDFTLLTKEGYLNVFAGLIYRRSR; from the exons ATGAATTCTCGCGAGCACTCTGATATGCCTCCGGCACCCTCCTACCCGTCGCCCAATGCGGCGCAAATGGGTCAGGGTACGATGCAGTACTACACAAACCGTCAGTTAACCACCGACGAGCTCCTATCCGCAGAGCTTTCGCGCGAAAACTCTGGGCCCGGCATCAATGACGGCTCGAGTAATGGCGTTCATCACGGCCAATCGATGGTTTTGGGCTCGTCGAACGCCACGGGCGCTGACATCGGCCGTCCGCCTTCTCCGGATCAGcaccaacaacagcagcacatGCTTTCATTCCCGCCGAGCCAACAGGTGGGCGTTGATCCGAACCATGATTTAAGCTATGGAGACCAGAGTGCCAGGCGAAAGCGGACGAAGATCTCAAGGGCTTGCGATGAGTGCAGGCGCAAGAAG GTCCGCTGCGATGCAAGCTCCGAATCTGGTGTCGAGACATGTTCAAATTGCCGCCGGCTGGGCGTCGTTTGTCAATTCAGCCGTGTCCCAATGAAGCGTGGTCCGAGCAAAGG ATACATTAAGGAACTTGCAGAACGATTGCATACCCTCGAGA CCTTTAATGCCTCCATCTCATGGACCCAGCCACTGACTCCACTAGATGCGGGTGAAAACGCGACAGATCCTTTCAACCCGGCGGTCGTCGCTGGTTCAGCGCCGAAACCTGGTAACCTCTTCTGGGCTGGCAATGATAGCGATCTTCCTGCCGGACTTGACATTCCCGATATGCCAAAGCACGACGAAGATATGACACCGTTGAGTGTCGACGAAGGTGCTCTCAATGC TTACTATGAGAAGGTTCACTCGATCCTTCCCATACTCCCAAACACGAAGGACAGATTACTggggcttcttcatcaatgcaGTCGCGAGGTGCAGGAGATATTCCTGTACAGCCTATATACCTTGACGCGAGTCGACATCGATCGCCTGGCCGGCACGTTTGAGAGGGTTACATCGTATGACAATGCGCAAGACCTTCTGCTATATTATACTCGACAGCCGGCCCTAGTGCGATCGACAGGCGTTAACCTAATATGGCTACAGAGCATACTACTCATGATCCTCGATTGCGATTCGCGAGGACCTGATAATTTCGTGCTGAAGGATGGCATCCCAAAGCAGACATTGATCCAATCTGCCACCAAGCTCGGCGCGGATTTGGCGAAAAGCCTCGGCCAATTGAAGGCCAAACGGACTACGGATCCTGATGTTGACTCGGAAGCGAACCTCGCTAGGCGTAGTTGGGTAGCTTTGGCAATCCTGACACGCTGGTATGCTGTTAGTGTCGCTGACACAAGTGTTCTCGGAACGCATGAGATCGGTGGTCGTGAGGATGAAAGAGTTGTCGGTACAGTGGCAGCAGGGATTGCGT CATATTCCAGCTTTTTAAGTGAAATCCTCACTCTAGCTGCAGCTGAACCTAATGTCTGCCAGTCCAACACTGGCATTGGGCGGGTAATCTCTGCGAATTTGGCAGCTTCATTGGAACGACTTTCTGGACTTGATGATTTTCGAGGCACTTCCGAAGATGGCTCCTATGGTTTCGTCGAGAGTCTGCAGAATCAGTTGTACTGGACGACCAGACTCCTAATCAAACGACACATCTTCGTCTACAGCCCCTACGAAATCATATTCAGTGCTGAAGAGGTCATCAATGAGTTACACAAGGCGACGACACAGTCTCGTCAATCTACCCCCTTCGATCTTCACAGTCTGGCTTTGGCAACGATGACACTTCTAGAAGCGTCCGTTCTCCCGGAGCATGCGAATGAATGCTGGGATGCTCTAAGTAAAGttgaggagattctcgacCTCCGCCAAAAGCGCGCTCTGCAACGCACAGAATTTGGTGATATCTTCCACACCGAAAGCTGGGATGCGAAGAtccgtctcttcctcgaATGGAGGCGCACGAAATCGCAAGAAACTCAGCTCCACGATCCGAACCTTGGCAAAGCCGAGTCTGCACCGCCCCCTGTTGTTGGCCCGAACGAACAGCGCTCCCTCCAGCATCTTGCGGACCTTGCTGTCGGTGCTGAGGGCTCTGTAGCGGCAAATGCATCGCCGCCACCTCCCTCCGCCATTCCGTCGACGGAGAATCATCACATGCCTGCTGCATCGCCAAATCTTGCTTCGGCCCCACCGCCACAGGGCCGCATAGTGGTCGATTTCACCCTCCTGACGAAGGAGGGATATCTCAACGTTTTCGCCGGGTTGATCTATCGACGGTCTCGGTAG
- a CDS encoding uncharacterized protein (transcript_id=CADANIAT00008586) has protein sequence MVWREDIQYNTSNGRPVSAKWTRKDNGSTDLGMIYFEYLVDASRRAGLTGAKTYGPGVGDAFAEALEGTRTLELETDLTNEHRWKWLGMVFPLHDGTWSVGIAIRQNRVGAKKKACESTSTLDFYLKMLKKTPVLADLLGGGQLQSNNLRTTSDWSYSAYLYAGCFVDPLFSSGVHLVMNGGLSAALTICASIRGHCTEDDAIEWHTQKITGWYTRFLMIVKSSLDQVHGCDEYILNDMEEPAGFDIAFKYVKPSRHTRTRRLGLSLNEHDGANNGDDILLKVARLNRVVSFSEDFTTDVIDGMAPNMCRGALGLVPIAVGICLRRILEIAILCE, from the exons ATGGTGTGGAGAGAGGATATTCAGTACAATACCTCAAATGGTCGGCCAGTTTCTGCCAAGTGGACGCGGAAAGATAATGGTTCGACTGATTTAGGCATGATCTATTTTGAATATCTGGTCGATGCATCTAGACGGGCTGGGTTG ACTGGAGCCAAGACGTACGGCCCTGGAGTGGGAGATGCATTCGCTGAGGCACTTGAGGGTACGCGAACCCTTGAACTCGAAACTGACTTGACTAACGAGCATAGATGGAAGTGGCTGGGCATGGTATTCCCTCTGCACGACGGAACATGGTCCGTAGGGATCGCTATCAGGCAAAACCGGGTCGGGGCCAAGAAAAAGGCATGTGAGTCCACCTCGACGCTAGACTTCTACCTCAAAATGCTTAAGAAAACACCGGTCCTCGCCGACCTTCTCGGCGGTGGGCAACTGCAATCCAACAACCTGCGAACTACATCAGATTGGTCCTATAGTGCATATCTATACGCGGGGTGCTTTGTCGACCCGCTATTCTCCTCCGGCGTTCACCTCGTCATGAACGGCGGGCTTTCTGCGGCGCTGACTATCTGCGCGTCAATCAGGGGCCATTGTACTGAAGACGATGCCATCGAATGGCACACCCAGAAGATCACGGGCTGGTATACGCGGTTTCTCATGATTGTCAAGAGCTCGCTGGATCAAGTCCATGGATGCGACGAGTACATTCTGAATGATATGGAGGAACCTGCGGGATTTGATATTGCTTTCAAATATGTCAAACCGA GCAGACACACGCGGACACGCCGGCTCGGGCTTTCACTTAACGAGCATGACGGTGCAAATAATGGCGATGATATCTTGCTGAAGGTTGCGCGACTCAACCGAGTGGTCTCTTTCAGCGAAGACTTTACGACGGATGTTATTGATGGGATGGCACCGAATATGTGCCGTGGTGCGCTTGGGCTTGTCCCAATTGCTGTCGGTATTTGCCTTAGAAGAATCCTTGAGATCGCAATTCTTTGCGAGTAG
- a CDS encoding uncharacterized protein (transcript_id=CADANIAT00008585): MTGSLGLFLLISRMRPWPSSLYGWRWCFEVNRFTVPPICAGCHVRVLLSTSSNGGLRQRACTIRSLASRTFRCHTDHLSAKERLAQMQAWSAWKTERTF; encoded by the exons atgacagggtcattGGGACTGTTTCTGTTGATCAGTCGGATGAGACcgtggccttcttctctttacGGCTGGAGGTGGTGTTTCGAGGTCAACCGCTTCACCGTTCCCCCGATCTGCGCGGGATG TCACGTACGAGTACTACTCAGTACTTCGAG CAACGGCGGGCTGAGGCAGCGGGCGTGCACGATCCGGTCCCTGGCCAGCCGCACATTTCGGTGTCACACCGACCACTTGTCAGCAAAGGAACGACTGGCCCAGATGCAGGCTTGGTCTGCATGGAAAACCGAGAGGACATTCTAG
- a CDS encoding putative alanine aminotransferase (transcript_id=CADANIAT00008583), protein MTWQGIATHVRTPLRRAVTFQPNNARLARQSQIYQSRSFSRAALAAGRSSVLSERTMTTRTTVPNASQRALSTAAVRCLTLDNINSNVKAAKYAVRGELAVKAEEYRVRLAQGDKTLPFDSVIFANIGNPQQLDQKPITFFRQVLSLMENPLLLSNKDALRTSFGYQDDVIERAEKLLAEVQSVGAYSHSQGAPLIRESVAKFIEERDGFPADPQSLYLTGGASSGVNTILNVICNGPNAGVLVPIPQYPLYTATLSLLNAQCVPYHLEEQKAWGTDIGTIKKSLEQAKAAGTDVRAIVVINPGNPTGASLSPADIKSVLDIAAEEKLVVIADEVYQTNVFIGEFTSFKKRLRELQQEVPGKYDNVELVSLHSTSKGMVGECGHRGGYFELVGFDPLVAAQVYKFISIMLCPPVIGQCLVELMVNPPKEGEPSHELYQKEYNGIREGLRQRAFALYEAFQRMEGVECQEPQGAMYLFPTISLPPKAIEAAAAENRAADEFYCLRLLDATGVCVVPGSGFGQKENTLHFRTTFLAPGTDWVERIVKFHSEFMAKYK, encoded by the exons ATGACCTGGCAAGGGATCGCAACCCATGTGCGGACACCGCTGCGGCGGGCAGTGACTTTCCAGCCGAATAATGCTCGGCTCGCGCGACAGAGCCAGATTTATCAGTCTCGTTCGTTCTCTCGAGCAGCGTTAGCCGCGGGAAGATCGAGTGTGTTGTCGG AACGCACGATGACGACCCGAACGACAGTTCCTAATGCCTCGCAACGCGCTCTATCCACTGCGGCTGTTCGTTGCCTGACCCTAGACAACATCAATTCGAACGTCAAGGCTGCCAAGTATGCTGTTCGTGGAGAACTCGCCGTTAAGGCGGAGGAATACCGTGTGAGGCTGGCTCAGGGAGACAAGACACTGCCGTTTGACAGCGTTATTTTCGCCAACATCGGCAATCCTCAGCAGCTCGACCAAAAGCCCATCACTTTCTTCCGTCAAGTCCTCAGTCTTATGGAAAACCCTCTACTGTTAAGCAACAAAGATGCCCTTCGTACGTCTTTCGGCTATCAGGATGATGTTATCGAGCGGGCCGAGAAGCTTCTGGCCGAAGTCCAGAGTGTTGGTGCATACAGTCACAGCCAAGGTGCTCCCCTGATTCGCGAGAGTGTGGCCAAGTTCATTGAAGAACGTGATGGCTTCCCCGCCGACCCTCAGTCGCTTTACCTTACTGGTGGTGCCTCTTCCGGTGTAAACACCATTCTGAACGTCATTTGTAATGGGCCAAATGCTGGTGTCCTAGTTCCGATTCCCCAGTATCCTCTGTACACAGCCACTTTATCCCTCTTGAATGCTCAGTGTGTTCCTTACCACTTAGAAGAGCAGAAGGCTTGGGGTACCGACATCGGTACAATCAAGAAGTCATTGGAACAGGCCAAGGCTGCAGGCACTGACGTTCGCGCCATTGTTGTTATCAACCCTGGCAACCCGACGGGCGCTTCTTTGAGTCCAGCTGATATCAAGAGCGTCCTTGACATcgccgcggaagagaagctcGTCGTAATTGCGGACGAGGTATACCAGACAAATGTGTTTATCGGAGAATTCACATCGTTCAAAAAGAGGCTCcgggagctgcagcaagaAGTACCTGGTAAATACGACAATGTCGAGCTTGTTTCCCTTCACAGTACTTCCAAGGGTATGGTTGGTGAATGTGGCCATCGCGGAGGTTACTTCGAACTGGTTGGATTTGATCCCTTGGTTGCTGCCCAGGTCTACAAGTTCATCAGCATCATGCTCTGCCCTCCTGTCATCGGGCAATGTTTGGTTGAACTGATGGTGAACCCTCCAAAGGAGGGCGAGCCCAGCCATGAGTTGTATCAGAAGGAGTACAACGGCATCCGGGAAGGACTGCGCCAGCGCGCCTTTGCCCTCTATGAAGCTTTTCAACGGATGGAGGGTGTCGAGTGCCAAGAGCCTCAG GGTGCCATGTACCTTTTCCCTACTATCTCACTGCCTCCCAAGGCTAttgaagccgctgccgctgagaACCGCGCCGCAGACGAATTCTACTGCCTCCGTCTCCTTGACGCCACTGGTGTTTGCGTCGTCCCTGGCTCCGGCTTCGGTCAGAAGGAGAACACGCTCCACTTCCGCACTACTTTCCTCGCACCAGGCACGGACTGGGTGGAGCGTATCGTGAAGTTCCATTCCGAGTTCATGGCCAAATACAAATAG
- a CDS encoding uncharacterized protein (transcript_id=CADANIAT00008588): protein MHRSTFSQQPHEPTTLARFQLAKFSYTTLSINHRGPLTWSHVFGNGDLFGVFESYAALSSTRVLFRVVHNGWETLVRRFQVKFSSDRDFYSVLATLSDINCPFAESNVSSVRPMSGPTSSLLNLGQFDPVSRSQHCPSTVTENSTSVIGMALPYRAATTSSTTAHPSDAVFPTSLSGSTTISSTSRQISTLGGISRTPFGSTSSRPNVQPSNTDADPFKRPCTSIASSVNEVDNIPPASPSQATGTAEASSSPPKTKKAASTKRAAKGRKPPKKDHTVLPSAPPEDLTKSPDQQTTTTTATAKTTSTPVVPFENVGLPAPANLAKYTSEPAADRTASLQAWLCAHLEDPNFLQLCEDIEGIAERYYLGERREW from the exons ATGCATCGATCTACCTTCTCCCAGCAACCTCATGAGCCCACAACGCTTGCCCGTTTCCAGCTCGCGAAATTCTCCTACACCACCCTATCTATCAACCACAGAGGACCATTGACTTGGAGCCATGTTTTTGGCAATGGAGATCTATTCGGGGTATTCGAGAGCTATGCGGCGCTGTCCTCTACGAGAGTACTGTTTAGGGTTGTTCATAATGGCTGGGAGACGCTG GTTCGACGTTTCCAAGTCAAATTCTCCTCTGACCGTGATTTCTATTCTGTACTGGCTACCTTAAGCGACATCAACTGTCCTTTTGCGGAGTCAAATGTTAGCTCTGTGCGGCCAATGAGCGGACCAACTTCATCGCTCTTGAACCTTGGGCAATTTGATCCTGTTTCACGGTCACAGCACTGCCCTTCCACCGTAACTGAGAATTCCACGTCAGTTATTGGCATGGCACTACCGTACCGAGCAGCTACCACATCCAGCACAACTGCACACCCTTCAG ATGCAGTGTTTCCGACCTCGTTGTCAGGCTCTACGACAATCAGTAGCACAAGCCGCCAAATCAGCACTCTGGGTGGCATCTCCAGGACGCCCTTCGGATCCACATCCTCAAGGCCCAATGTTCAGCCCTCGAACACAGACGCCGATCCATTTAAAAGACCATGTACTTCCATAGCCAGCTCTGTTAATGAGGTAGACAACATACCGCCAGCTAGCCCTAGCCAAGCTACGG GTACCGCCGAggcctcatcatcaccccCCAAAACCAAGAAAGCGGCTTCAACCAAACGCGCTGCGAAAGGGAGAAAACCCCCCAAGAAAGACCATACCGTACTACCCTCAGCACCTCCCGAAGACCTGACTAAGAGCCCTGATCAACAAACCACAACTACTACAGCTACGGCGAAGACAACTTCTACTCCCGTAGTCCCTTTCGAAAATGTAGGCctcccagcaccagcaaacTTGGCCAAATACACGTCAGAGCCCGCTGCAGACCGAACTGCGAGCCTACAAGCGTGGCTCTGTGCGCACCTTGAGGATcccaacttcctccagctttgTGAAGATATTGAAGGTATTGCCGAGCGGTATTATCTGGgtgagagaagagaatggtAA
- a CDS encoding copper fist DNA-binding domain-containing protein (transcript_id=CADANIAT00008584) gives MLIDGEKWACEACVRGHRVSSCHHNDRPLTHINKKGRPVSQCPHCRGLRKSRTTHTKCECGDKKKNSHKNDIDPHAPEKRDLKQDSRPKCGCIHGQRCTCALKKEPHLDTVPETGVPPAAPPSEQPRKPQLTSTKSESTLTVFRDGHHKPAHKHNDMAHKCGLPYTIPRSHTIHSASDTARRSVDHLPLSQSSFMGESTANSSKEQPRTSIYSFHRRVKSEHGSPENVPAVPSGDVPTNVPPLDLSSLFSHSQPMEDPTLATVPAPVPMSMPKSLDPIETNGLSSFSLPFSAYPATNPSPVSGMQFQDTCQEPFFTSPENDLAFCSAAFNAPSVDWSSVPLSSAMPTTSTQPPSYASFDYGSMAPSMPAPSSSGDVSELEEFPPLPHLGASGNDLHDLNSVSEGSDIDHYRISSASSFIGLPQAQMLSSNNLESITIDEFLQSANESTAMLEQQLQVSMGMEPKGLSQGVYAMPDTQNFDKSIINADTTLPMTTATTESLWPTTMFDPNSTPLDESNFFPPPWVQ, from the exons ATGCTTATTGATGGCGAGAAGTGGGCTTGTGAAGCTTGCGTCCGGGGTCACCGTGTTAGCAGCTGTCACCACAATG ACCGCCCGTTGACCCATATCAACAAAAAAGGCCGTCCAGTCTCCCAATGTCCTCACTGTCGCGGCCTACGCAAGTCACGGACAACCCACACAAAGTGCGAGTGTGGTGACAAAAAGAAGAACAGCCACAAAAATGATATAGATCCCCATGCTCCTGAGAAGCGGGATCTGAAGC AGGACTCTCGTCCAAAATGTGGCTGCATTCATGGACAGCGCTGTACCTGTgcgctgaagaaggaacCCCATCTGGATACCGTACCGGAGACTGGTGTTCCGCCGGCCGCTCCTCCGTCGGAACAACCTAGGAAACCTCAGTTGACGTCGACCAAGTCGGAGAGCACGCTCACCGTATTCCGCGATGGTCACCATAAGCCTGCCCATAAACACAATGACATGGCTCACAAATGCGGCTTGCCCTACACGATCCCGCGTTCTCACACTATCCATTCGGCGTCCGATACTGCTCGCCGGTCGGTAGATCATTTGCCCTTGTCTCAATCTTCGTTCATGGGCGAATCGACTGCGAACTCGTCTAAAGAACAACCGCGCACTAGTATTTATAGTTTTCATCGTCGGGTCAAGTCTGAACATGGGTCTCCAGAAAACGTCCCCGCGGTTCCCTCCGGAGATGTCCCAACAAACGTCCCCCCACTCGACCTCTCGTCGTTATTCTCTCATTCTCAACCCATGGAGGATCCCACTCTCGCCACAGTTCCCGCGCCGGTTCCCATGAGCATGCCGAAATCTCTAGACCCGATCGAGACAAATGGGCTTTCATCATTCTCGCTGCCGTTTTCTGCATACCCAGCGACGAATCCTTCTCCTGTCAGCGGCATGCAATTCCAAGATACATGCCAAGAGCCATTCTTTACCTCCCCGGAGAATGATTTAGCTTTCTGCTCTGCTGCTTTCAACGCTCCGTCGGTTGATTGGTCAAGCGTCCCATTGTCATCAGCCATGccaaccaccagcacccagcCTCCTTCGTATGCCAGTTTTGACTACGGCTCTATGGCACCAAGCATGCCAGCACCTTCGTCCTCAGGTGATGTCTCAGAACTGGAAGAATTTCCACCGCTTCCTCATTTGGGGGCCTCTGGCAACGACCTGCATGATCTGAACAGTGTGAGTGAGGGTTCGGATATTGATCATTACCGAATcagctctgcctcctcgTTTATTGGTCTTCCCCAGGCGCAAATGCTGTCGTCTAACAACCTGGAATCCATTACTATTGACGAGTTCCTCCAATCTGCCAACGAATCGACAGCTATGCTGGAGCAACAGTTGCAGGTTAGCATGGGCATGGAACCCAAAGGGCTTTCACAAGGTGTATATGCCATGCCAGATACGCAAAACTTTGACAAATCTATAATTAATGCGGACACCACCTTGCCAATGACCACTGCCACAACGGAGTCGCTCTGGCCGACGACGATGTTCGACCCCAACTCCACGCCTTTAGATGAGAGCAACTTCTTCCCACCGCCATGGGTGCAATGA